A genome region from Coffea arabica cultivar ET-39 chromosome 7e, Coffea Arabica ET-39 HiFi, whole genome shotgun sequence includes the following:
- the LOC113700727 gene encoding putative late blight resistance protein homolog R1A-3: protein MDISSSSSTSCFKFALEYIGRLHRTALAFHYGISNLKMEVRLLQSFELYLTKCRRRRNHETWLEQDEEEKDVTSSRIQGLIIRRMQDLEFVCSEYLTHSRSSDWTHIQREVTRFREAIKLFFETDIYEPCINFLLDCYWLRDPELVIDFIDSVSENLAEIDESHFKRLDEKLIFLKSFIRFAMLRGVEGQQLIDLLIHTEVVAIKALRLASKWWSDSSGYNHETKLQISRLISEKINPGDPKVQETYIHVLTASKLSISSDTSALEKSKQPVADFMDFLVQNTAELLQPCTSTPVPIMNQMLKIVEGLRFLTILLRHQEKFKELCHEMKNLIGIVACDAAIVIFSLSVNQIEEGLAKETDLDLFHLLKVIKLMRAEFTQVYPLTSVSGFGFPRICELGSMDFLLRNLKELARTDEINGSNVFPVDKIQTIQEDFEFLRSFLVKIKEQRNQNEKLQAFWSRVMEVAYKAELVIDWTLVGDGYEYFLDDVARDINVIKIEAQEIYDSIRYVGETTKGVTKTFTRMPSQVTIATYNEDLVPLDDEVKTITDSLTRGGSRQLDVVSIVGMPGLGKTTLANIVYNSPSVILHFNILAWCTVSQPYSMHNMLVQILGSIESEKLEQYRKVDEHDLAVKLKQVLLRNKYLLVLDDLWDAKAWNLLARSLPDDANGSRILITSRLQNLSLQFKPDSKVHPLRRLTDEESWKLLQKKLFGKEDCPPRLSQVASQIAKSCRGLPLTVVLVAGILANTAEDCWEEVTKSLTSSIVLDDEYCMKTLELSYSHLPDDLKPCILYFGAFQEDKNVPVRRLFWLWISEGFVRKTEGMRLEDVADDYLKDLVDRSLVMVSEQRTMGSVKACRVHDLVHEFCVKKAKEENFLHVLHSWNDHTGPNNLLRVCNRSVRNLRIWELVLEFPNVRSLLLFKEDDLGFWLPKLLRVLDLGELDFGAYFPMEVFLLAHLRYLALRTTKVNFIPAAIGNLSRLQTFLLRRNDIDCLLPKTICNIKTLRHLWTTNPYIGFIFPVENLEVSPVLDHLDTLSLTIDPSSQSLQKILTKLPNIRRLRCKMRKSREEPTRICDRILVFDCLNQLESLTLPFFDEYGFKFPLNLKKLTLIHNEQPWSEISKIGKLPNLEVLKLLEHSSGEEWEMQEGEFPNLRVLKLRALWEFRSWIASSDNFPRLEKLIVHDCHQLEAVPSCLGESPTLEMIEVKLCRESVSSSVKQIQQEQIDMGNEVLKISIEHCVDARSSSEEEEVSNPSETESIPSQESN, encoded by the coding sequence ATGGACATATCCTCCAGTAGTAGCACTAGTTGCTTTAAGTTTGCTCTAGAATATATTGGCCGGTTGCATCGTACGGCCTTAGCGTTCCATTATGGTATCTCGAATCTGAAGATGGAGGTGAGACTATTACAAAGCTTTGAACTGTATCTGACAAAGTGTAGGAGGAGGAGGAACCATGAAACTTGGTTGGAACAAGATGAGGAGGAGAAGGATGTTACGTCTTCCAGAATTCAAGGTCTGATTATAAGGAGAATGCAAGATCTTGAATTTGTTTGCAGCGAATACTTGACTCATTCTCGTTCGTCTGATTGGACTCATATTCAAAGGGAGGTCACCAGATTCCGGGAAGCAATCAAGCTGTTTTTTGAAACAGATATCTACGAACCGTGCATCAACTTTCTGCTGGACTGTTACTGGCTGAGAGATCCGGAGCTAGTTATTGATTTCATTGATTCGGTTTCCGAGAATCTGGCAGAAATTGACGAATCCCATTTCAAACGTCTTGACGAGAAGCTAATATTCTTGAAGAGTTTCATTCGCTTTGCCATGCTTCGCGGGGTCGAGGGTCAACAATTGATAGATCTCTTGATTCACACAGAAGTGGTGGCTATCAAGGCATTACGCCTGGCTTCTAAATGGTGGTCTGACAGTAGCGGATATAATCATGAAAcaaaacttcaaatttcacGGCTAATAAGTGAGAAGATTAATCCTGGTGATCCCAAGGTCCAAGAAACTTACATCCATGTCTTGACTGCTTCAAAGTTATCAATATCATCAGACACTTCAGCTCTGGAGAAGAGTAAGCAACCAGTAGCTGACTTTATGGATTTTCTCGTTCAGAATACTGCGGAGCTACTACAACCTTGTACCAGTACTCCAGTCCCGATTATGAATCAAATGCTCAAAATTGTTGAGGGGCTAAGATTCCTGACAATCCTTCTTAGGCATCAGGAGAAGTTCAAAGAGCTATGCCATGAAATGAAGAATCTTATTGGAATTGTGGCCTGTGATGCTGCGATTgtaattttctctctttctgtGAATCAAATCGAAGAAGGCTTGGCCAAGGAAACCGATCTTGATCTTTTTCATTTGCTCAAAGTGATCAAGCTTATGAGGGCAGAATTTACACAGGTCTATCCACTAACATCAGTATCGGGATTTGGTTTTCCTAGGATCTGTGAGTTGGGATCTATGGATTTTCTCCTAAGAAATCTGAAGGAACTAGCAAGGactgatgaaattaatggttcAAATGTTTTTCCAGTGGATAAAATCCAGACGATCcaagaagattttgaatttttaagATCTTTCCTAGTGAAAATCAAGGAGCAACGCAATCAGAACGAAAAACTCCAAGCTTTCTGGAGTCGTGTTATGGAGGTTGCATATAAAGCAGAGTTAGTGATCGACTGGACACTTGTTGGTGATGGATATGAATATTTTTTGGATGATGTTGCTAGAGATATCAATGTTATAAAGATTGAGGCTCAAGAGATCTATGATAGCATAAGATATGTTGGAGAAACCACCAAGGGAGTTACCAAGACTTTCACTCGCATGCCATCACAAGTTACTATCGCCACCTACAATGAAGATCTAGTGCCTCTCGACGACGAGGTGAAAACTATCACTGATAGTCTTACAAGAGGAGGATCAAGGCAGTTGGATGTTGTTTCCATCGTGGGTATGCCTGGGCTTGGTAAGACCACATTAGCCAATATAGTTTACAATTCTCCATCAGTAATATTGCATTTCAATATTCTTGCTTGGTGCACTGTTTCTCAACCATATAGTATGCACAACATGTTAGTTCAGATATTGGGTAGTATTGAATCTGAGAAACTTGAACAATATCGAAAGGTGGATGAACATGATTTGGCTGTAAAGCTAAAACAAGTTTTGTTGAGAAATAAGTAtctcttggttttggatgatTTGTGGGACGCTAAGGCTTGGAATTTGTTGGCGAGATCATTGCCCGATGATGCCAATGGAAGCAGGATTCTCATCACGAGCAGATTGCAGAATTTGTCTCTGCAATTCAAACCTGATAGCAAGGTTCACCCTCTTCGCCGCCTTACCGACGAAGAGAGTTGGAAATTGCTGCAGAAAAAGCTATTTGGCAAAGAAGATTGTCCTCCAAGACTAAGTCAAGTTGCATCTCAAATAGCAAAATCTTGTAGAGGCTTACCTCTCACGGTTGTCCTCGTTGCTGGAATTCTTGCTAATACTGCAGAAGACTGCTGGGAAGAAGTTACAAAGAGTCTAACTTCCAGTATTGTCCTTGATGATGAATACTGTATGAAGACACTTGAGCTGAGTTACAGTCATTTACCAGATGATTTGAAGCCGTGCATTCTTTACTTTGGTGCATTTCAAGAAGACAAAAATGTTCCTGTCCGAAGGTTGTTTTGGCTCTGGATCTCTGAAGGATTTGTGCGAAAGACTGAAGGAATGAGATTAGAGGATGTGGCAGATGACTACTTGAAGGATCTGGTTGATAGAAGTTTAGTTATGGTTTCCGAACAAAGAACTATGGGTAGTGTCAAAGCCTGCCGAGTTCATGATTTGGTACATGAGTTTTGTGTGAAAAAAGCCAAAGAAGAAAACTTTCTACATGTTTTGCATAGTTGGAATGATCATACTGGCCCAAACAACCTCTTGAGAGTTTGTAATCGAAGTGTcaggaatttgaggatttgGGAGTTAGTGCTAGAATTTCCCAATGTACGCAGTTTGTTATTGTTTAAGGAGGATGATTTGGGATTTTGGTTACCTAAACTTCTTAGAGTGTTGGATTTGGGGGAATTGGATTTTGGTGCATATTTTCCTATGGAAGTATTTTTGCTTGCTCACTTGAGATACTTGGCTCTTCGTACTACAAAAGTAAATTTCATCCCAGCTGCAATAGGTAACCTCTCAAGGTTACAAACTTTTCTGCTACGAAGAAACGACATTGATTGTTTGTTACCCAAGACTATCTGCAACATTAAGACGTTGAGGCATCTATGGACTACAAATCCCTATATTGGCTTTATTTTTCCTGTTGAAAATCTTGAAGTATCCCCAGTTTTAGATCATTTAGACACTTTAAGCCTTACCATTGATCCCTCCTCTCAAAGCTTGCAAAAGATACTGACAAAGTTACCAAACATCCGCAGGCTAAGATGTAAGATGAGGAAATCAAGAGAGGAACCTACTAGAATTTGCGACAGGATTCTGGTGTTTGACTGTTTGAATCAACTAGAATCACTTACTCTGCCTTTCTTTGATGAATATGGATTTAAATTCCCtttgaatttgaagaagttgactCTAATACATAATGAGCAGCCATGGagtgaaatctcaaaaattggaaagttaccCAATCTTGAAGTGCTTAAATTACTTGAGCACTCCTCTGGGGAAGAATGGGAAATGCAAGAAGGGGAGTTCCCTAACCTTCGAGTCTTGAAATTGAGAGCCTTGTGGGAGTTTCGCAGCTGGATTGCATCTTCTGATAATTTTCCCCGTCTTGAGAAATTGATTGTGCACGATTGTCACCAATTGGAAGCGGTGCCTTCTTGTTTAGGAGAAAGTCCGACTCTTGAAATGATCGAGGTGAAATTGTGTCGCGAGTCTGTTTCAAGCTCAGTGAAGCAAATTCAACAAGAACAGATAGATATGGGAAATGAGGTTCTGAAGATCTCGATTGAACATTGTGTTGATGCACGGAGTTCCagcgaagaagaagaagtgtcAAATCCCTCAGAAACAGAATCAATCCCCTCACAAGAGTCCAATTGA